One genomic region from Colletotrichum lupini chromosome 7, complete sequence encodes:
- a CDS encoding aflatoxin B1 aldehyde reductase member 2: protein MYRKPLVGFTVSTILKLAEKYGISGHVVALRWIAFYSNLDVAYGDAIIFGGFKVEQLYSILNTLEAGLLPEDLAAAITAVYSQVQGAEPPYHL, encoded by the coding sequence ATGTACCGGAAACCTCTGGTTGGTTTTACGGTGTCTACGATCCTTAAGCTTGCGGAGAAGTATGGTATTAGCGGACACGTAGTCGCCTTGCGATGGATAGCATTCTATAGTAACTTGGATGTAGCATACGGCGATGCGATTATCTTTGGTGGTTTTAAGGTGGAGCAACTCTACTCGATACTTAATACACTTGAGGCTGGTCTTCTTCCCGAGGATCTGGCGGCTGCTATTACTGCTGTCTACTCTCAAGTGCAGGGTGCCGAGCCTCCTTATCACCTCTAG
- a CDS encoding pectate lyase, producing the protein MASRLVLFSLAALAAANPINPDGYERPARRHVGGIGHLARAVMAPQQPRGAPVEGPARVEIRYANPGDNGTCEDTPDVGSSAEKAKDKSKDKSKDKSKDKSKDKSKDKKKGGSGSGSGSGSGSGSGSGSGSGSGSGSGSGGSGTGSSGGGGSTGGGSSANNGTLPGGGGGSGGSGSSGSIVKTFPTPAGTENLSAAKTISGNFDGGMKLYDRVPSTCTGSEGGQKDAAFILADGATLSNVIIGAGAGEGIQCQGSCNLVNVWWDKVCEDGATFRQTSGTSTVKGGGARDAPDKLFQHNGGGTVEVSDFYAKNVGQFWRSCGNCKQQTARTAVFNNIYVDGGKTVAHYNGNLGDKVTINGACVIGGATVCKNSKGVTGGGEPGNAADDPKICVQTDVKTSGW; encoded by the exons ATGGCGTCCCGGCTGGTCCTCTTCTCCCTTGCCGCACTGGCTGCCGCGAACCCCATCAACCCAGATGGCTACGAGCGGCCGGCCCGCCGACACGTCGGAGGCATTGGTCATCTCGCCCGCGCCGTCATGGCGCCTCAACAACCCCGCGGTGCGCCCGTCGAAGGTCCCGCTAGAGTCGAGATCAGATATGCCAACCCGGGTGACAATGGAACTTGCGAAGACACTCCAGACGTTGGATCGAGCGCCGAGAAGGCAAAGGATAAGAGCAAGGATAAGAGTAAGGACAAGAGCAAGGACAAGAGCAAGGACAAGAGCAAGGATAAGAAGAAGGGCGGCAGCGGCTCCGGATCTGGATCCGGCTCAGGCTCAGGCTCTGGTTCAGGCTCGGGCTCGGGCTCTGGTTCTGGTTCAGGATCTGGTGGCTCGGGAACTGGCAGCTCCGGTGGCGGTGGTAGCACCGGAGGCGGCAGCTCAGCCAACAACGGCACTCTCCCCGGTGGTGGCGGTGGTtccggcggcagcggcagcagtgGCAGCATCGTAAAGACCTTCCCGACACCCGCCGGCACAGAGAATCTCTCCGCGGCGAAGACTATTTCCGGCAACTTTGACGGCGGCATGAAGCTCTATGACCGTGTCCCTAGCACCTGCACGGGCAGCGAGGGCGGACAAAAGGACGCCGCCTTCATCTTGGCCGACGGCGCCACGCTCAGCAACGTCATTATCGGAGCCGGTGCTGGAGAGGGTATTCAGTGCCAGGGCAGCTGCAACCTCGTCAATGT CTGGTGGGACAAGGTCTGCGAAGACGGCGCTACCTTCCGCCAGACCAGCGGCACCTCCACGGTCAAGGGCGGCGGCGCCCGCGACGCCCCCGATAAGCTGTTCCAGCACAACGGCGGCGGCACGGTCGAGGTCTCTGACTTTTACGCAAAGAACGTCGGCCAGTTCTGGCGCTCGTGCGGTAACTGCAAGCAGCAGACTGCTCGCACTGCGGTCTTCAACAACATCTACGTCGACGGCGGCAAGACTGTGGCTCACTACAACGGCAACCTCGGCGACAAGGTTACCATTAACGGCGCTTGCGTCATTGGCGGTGCCACGGTGTGCAAGAACTCAAAGGGCGTCACTGGCGGTGGCGAGCCTGGTAATGCGGCTGATGATCCGAAGATCTGCGTGCAGACTGATGTCAAGACGTCTGGCTGGTAA
- a CDS encoding cytochrome P450 CYP2 subfamily, with protein sequence PIRHFLQSDGHEPEADPHKFVFGFGRRICPGRILADNSIFLNIAQSLAVYDFAKPIVDGKVVEPEVRFTTGVISHPQPFEISIKPRSAKHETLIRSIEETYPWEESDSRILERIEV encoded by the coding sequence ccaatccgacacttCCTTCAAAGTGACGGACACGAGCCTGAGGCGGACCCTCACAAGTTTGTCTTCGGGTTCGGCCGCCGAATCTGCCCCGGCCGCATCCTCGCCGATAACTCCATCTTTCTCAATATCGCTCAGTCACTTGCCGTGTACGATTTCGCCAAGCCGATCGTCGACGGCAAGGTCGTTGAGCCGGAAGTCAGGTTTACTACGGGCGTCATCAGCCACCCGCAGCCATTTGAGATCTCCATCAAGCCTCGATCTGCCAAGCACGAGACTCTGATTCGCTCAATTGAAGAGACTTATCCGTGGGAAGAGAGTGATTCCAGAATCCTCGAGAGGATAGAGGTTTAG
- a CDS encoding glycosyl hydrolase family 76 — MGPEIMPFQGWEAGAMFGTLIDYWWLTGDDSYNTITTQAMLHQVGDDNDYMPQNQTLTEGNDDQGFWAMAAMSAAEHKYPNPPEDSPQWLALVQAVFNEYVSRWDTENCNGGVRWQIFTWNAGFDYKNSISNGCFFNVAARLARYTGNTTYSDWAEKVWTWQTVVGLLTSDHEVLDGVHFEGKCPSSTDSTKWSYNAGIFLYGAAVMYNITGSDTWKTRLDGMLTDVQTAFVQNDIIYEAYCEPTAQCSQDAQSFKGYLARWLAATSQVAAHTADTITALLLSSGKKAAITCSGPPASGFKGHAGTACGFSWLNETFDGIVGVGPQMTSLQMIMYNLVGSAEAPVTATTGGNSTGDVNGGKTDDGSGSSNSPKAITTADKAGAAILTIMVSASVVAGSAFLIM, encoded by the exons ATGGGCCCCGAGATCATGCCA TTTCAAGGGTGGGAGGCCGGTGCCATGTTCGGCACATTGATAGACTACTGGTGGCTCACGGGCGATGACTCTTACAACACAATCACCACGCAAGCCATGCTGCATCAAGTGGGCGACGACAACGACTACATGCCACAGAATCAAACCCTTACAGAAGGAAACGACGACCAGGGCTTCTGGGCAATGGCCGCCATGTCCGCCGCCGAACACAAATACCCGAATCCGCCAGAGGACTCACCGCAGTGGCTCGCCCTGGTCCAAGCCGTCTTTAACGAGTACGTCAGTCGATGGGATACGGAGAACTGTAACGGCGGTGTGCGATGGCAAATCTTTACGTGGAACGCCGGTTTCGACTACAAGAACTCCATCTCGAACGGGTGCTTTTTCAATGTCGCTGCGCGCCTGGCTCGGTACACGGGGAACACGACATACTCTGACTGGGCAGAAAAGGTCTGGACATGGCAGACGGTCGTCGGACTGCTCACATCCGATCACGAAGTACTCGACGGCGTTCACTTTGAGGGAAAATGCCCCAGCTCCACCGACAGCACAAAGTGGTCCTACAACGCCGGCATCTTTCTCTACGGCGCGGCGGTGATGTACAACATTACGGGGAGCGACACGTGGAAGACCCGCCTCGACGGCATGCTCACGGATGTGCAGACGGCGTTTGTCCAAAACGACATCATCTACGAGGCCTACTGCGAGCCGACGGCGCAGTGCAGCCAAGACGCGCAGAGCTTCAAGGGGTATCTCGCGCGCTGGCTGGCCGCCACATCGCAGGTCGCCGCGCACACCGCGGACACCATCACGGCGCTGCTGCTTTCGAGCGGGAAGAAGGCGGCAATCACCTGTTCGGGGCCTCCCGCTTCGGGGTTCAAGGGCCATGCGGGGACCGCGTGCGGATTCTCGTGGCTGAATGAGACTTTTGATGGGATCGTGGGCGTGGGACCGCAGATGACTTCTTTGCAGATGATCATGTATAACCTAGTCGGGTCGGCTGAGGCGCCCGTCACTGCTACCACGGGAGGAAACTCCACAGGCGATGTAAATGGAGGAAAGACTGATGATGGGTCGGGGTCGTCAAATTCTCCTAAGGCGATCACCACCGCGGACAAGGCCGGTGCGGCCATCTTGACGATAATGGTTTCGGCCAGTGTTGTCGCCGGTAGTGCCTTTCTCATCATGTAG
- a CDS encoding cytochrome P450 → MGQTVVILSDPQLAFDLLDKRSLKHSSRPSQTFIGEMVGLEHITGMAVYDERFRAQRKAMGRILGSKMAAAKYNEWQEAEVGHLLLHLLDSPQNFIEHIKKEAGSLILKITYGYTAEQFKKDPFLEMITETMDNFSTGATPGAFLVDVFPFLRYLPNWVPGTGFKQLAKEWRAQMEETRDKPYAFVQHQIAQVKDNSSYLANLLDSPEQSLFDQHNHKHSALAVFGGGADTTVSTVASFFLAMMVYPDIQKKAQEEIDRFIGSGRLPTTKDRENLPYIEALVKEIMRWHPIGPMGLPHSSTEDDVFEGYFIPKGAMVLPNIWWFTHDPERYPDPMNFKPERFLAPN, encoded by the exons ATGGGCCAGACAGTTGTGATACTTAGTGATCCACAACTTGCCTTTGATCTCTTGGACAAGCGCTCATTGAAGCATTCCTCGAGACCTTCACAAACGTTCATTGGCGAGAT GGTCGGTCTAGAGCACATCACCGGCATGGCCGTCTATGATGAACGGTTCCGCGCACAGCGCAAGGCTATGGGCCGGATTCTCGGCTCAAAGATGGCTGCAGCAAAATATAATGAGTGGCAAGAGGCCGAAGTCGGGCATCTTCTTCTGCATCTGCTAGATAGCCCGCAAAACTTTATAGAACATATCAAGAA GGAAGCCGGTTCCCTCATCCTCAAGATTACGTACGGCTACACAGCTGAACAGTTCAAGAAAGATCCCTTTCTCGAGATGATTACCGAAACCATGGACAACTTTTCGACGGGCGCTACACCTGGTGCCTTCTTAGTTGATGTTTTCCCCTTTC TGCGATATCTACCCAACTGGGTTCCTGGGACCGGTTTCAAACAGCTCGCAAAGGAATGGAGAGCCCAGATGGAGGAGACCAGAGACAAACCGTATGCCTTCGTCCAACATCAAATAGCGCAGGTCAAGGACAACTCGTCTTACTTGGCCAACCTTCTCGACTCTCCTGAGCAATCACTATTCGACCAACACAACCACAAACACTCGGCGCTAGCTGTATTTGGAGGAGGTGCAGACACG ACGGTATCGACAGTCGCATCGTTCTTCCTGGCGATGATGGTGTACCCCGACATCCAGAAGAAGGCCCAGGAGGAAATCGACAGATTTATTGGTAGTGGAAGATTGCCGACTACTAAAGATCGGGAGAACCTTCCTTACATCGAAGCTCTCGTGAAAGAAATTATGCGCTGGCATCCTATTGGCCCCATGGGCCTGCCCCATTCTAGCACGGAGGATGACGTTTTCGAGGGCTACTTCATTCCGAAAGGAGCCATGGTACTTCCCAATATTTG GTGGTTCACTCATGACCCAGAGCGGTACCCCGACCCGATGAACTTCAAGCCCGAGCGCTtcct ggcccctaattag
- a CDS encoding fungal specific transcription factor domain-containing protein, translated as MLFFPPTSFYSRALRLTGIRALQHWLPVTERQLPTPIDETPSDQFHSLPPFQIGCSGAKSKTALQDRSPAICQPSQLWSPNCVSPSHSVESYPSNPNSNLREPPVSSPTTTATANEQISLTTSASPDIRRTADKTDAMDNFSPTSQQSNPTTPANAMNANPHHSPNSPTIHDFPALSRHGATSIPPDQPVAMTASGQPALNPRSCVTCRRRKVRCDKQMPCSNCRRAVIQCIYPAPGRAPRRPRPKDPNAPPKNSSEREVELMKRLRKLEGIVEELSGQIEVESGTGSNSGRQNSSTGNSPEAFGNDLSSERAGSTSSGAAVMSAFKEAVTPNRMETDPEPKRPVERQTGISRSFGRLVLHDKGKTSRYVSSAFWSKLNDELDELREETHALDQDTDDSDVEDTPDHSPIQDTDAATDHHAFILGYRSSDVDLRKLHPLPSQIPFMWQVYQENVEPLLKILHIPTMEKLIRDMRRNIDELTAGNEALLFSIYYAAITSMEDEEVEKNFGSKKEEMLSQYRFALEQALAKANFLNTSDMVVLQAFVMFLTLVRREDDTRFCWTLTGLAIRIAQGLGIHRDGTNFNLPPFETEMRRRLWWAICTLDLRSAEELGSDLTIIDRSFDTELPSNLNDSDIEPGMTEVPKSRLGKTDCAVSLVRYEICALSRRLHTVGSAMAGVCPKDAASSLEERERMLIEVYDRVEEKFLKHCFTDDDPLFWMAAMIARVIMAKMSLVIYQPMLFPGNGHELSNEIRDRLFISAIEIVEYNYILNTDPRCKQWRWLFQTYRQWHAIAYILMEGGRRPWSATSERGWEAVNNTMRFDRDPSEISRMADHMAVWVPLRKLSAKATKHREAEIVRLRADPEAARQLDVDDRMNPIPARLGPVPGMEIKHLQIRTRWRNLVRTDGGSSPLPPPANNVTQIQPVQQQQSVAPRGPVPQPANPTVQAPTPAPQQREPEFIDTVMMARGFNPNHIWEYIYPTAESMAADPNNTLFPPNASQPQASQSMMSSAVPSPAMSTGQGLDNDQRLKQQAIAMQSQPTVASSLGDNQPPWLWSDPFTSINNVPVDSMDVNMDNLDDFNWQNWQESIKGFEMDPDNMPQKGAW; from the exons ATGCTTTTTTTCCCTCCCACTTCATTCTATTCCCGCGCACTGAGGTTGACTGGCATTCGTGCGCTCCAACATTGGCTCCC AGTCACCGAACGACAGCTTCCAACGCCAATCGACGAAACACCAAGCGACCAATTTCACAGCTTACCGCCTTTTCAGATAGGCTGCT CTGGAGCCAAGAGCAAAACAGCGTTGCAGGATCGATCCCCCGCCATTTGTCAGCCTTCTCAGCTCTGGTCGCCAAACTGTGTGTCACCATCGCACTCTGTCGAATCCTATCCCTCAAACCCCAACTCAAACCTTCGTGAGCCTCCAGTCTCTTCTCCGACTACAACCGCCACTGCGAACGAACAAATTTCTCTTACGACGTCTGCGTCCCCAGACATCCGACGGACGGCCGACAAAACAGACGCCATGGACAACTTCTCGCCGACAAGTCAACAGTCGAACCCCACGACGCCAGCCAACGCCATGAATGCCAACCCCCACCATTCGCCAAACTCCCCGACCATTCACGACTTTCCTGCCCTCAGCCGACATGGCGCGACCTCTATACCTCCTGATCAACCCGTGGCTATGACGGCCTCCGGCCAGCCAGCCCTCAATCCCCGAAGCTGCGTCACCTGCCGCCGACGAAAGGTCCGCTGCGACAAGCAAATGCCGTGCAGCAACTGCCGCCGCGCCGTCATCCAGTGCATCTACCCGGCCCCCGGCCGCGCCCCTCGCCGTCCCAGACCGAAAGATCCGAATGCGCCGCCCAAAAATTCGAGCGAGCGCGAGGTGGAGCTAATGAAGCGCCTGCGCAAGTTGGAGGGAATCGTTGAGGAGCTCAGTGGCCAGATCGAGGTCGAGAGCGGCACAGGGAGCAACAGCGGTCGCCAGAACTCGAGCACAGGCAATTCGCCCGAGGCTTTTGGTAACGACCTGAGCTCCGAACGCGCCGGTAGCACTTCCAGCGGCGCTGCTGTCATGAGTGCATTCAAGGAGGCCGTGACGCCCAACAGGATGGAGACGGATCCAGAACCTAAGAGGCCTGTAGAGAGGCAAACAGGCATAAGCAGGTCGTTTGGCCGGCTTGTGCTTCACGACAAGGGCAAGACGAGTAGATACGTGAGCAGCGCATTTTGGTCCAAGCTCAATGACGAA CTTGACGAGCTTCGAGAAGAGACGCATGCGTTGGATCAAGATACCGATGATTCAGATGTCGAGGACACGCCAGATCACTCTCCAATACAGGATACCGACGCCGCGACGGACCATCATGCCTTTATCCTGGGATATCGGTCTTCCGATGTCGACTTGCGCAAGCTGCATCCCTTGCCATCTCAGATACCCTTCATGTGGCAGGTTTACCAGGAGAATGTGGAACCGTTGCTCAAGATCTTGCATATCCCGACCATGGAGAAGCTCATTCGCGACATGCGACGCAATATCGACGAGCTGACTGCCGGTAACGAAGCGCTGCTGTTTTCCATTTACTATGCAGCAATCACATCCATGGAAGATGAAGAG GTGGAGAAGAACTTTGGATCAAAGAAGGAGGAGATGCTCTCACAGTATCGCTTCGCCCTCGAGCAGGCACTCGCAAAGGCCAACTTCCTCAATACCTCCGACATGGTTGTCCTCCAGGCTTTTGTCATGTTCCTCACGCTGGTCCGCAGGGAGGATGACACCCGATTCTGCTGGACGCTGACCGGATTGGCGATCCGTATCGCACAAGGACTGGGGATCCATCGGGACGGAACAAACTTCAATCTTCCCCCCTTTGAGACTGAAATGAGACGTCGCTTGTGGTGGGCTATCTGCACCTTGGATCTTCGCTCTGCAGAAGAGCTTGGCAGCGATCTCACCATCATCGACCGATCGTTTGACACCGAACTGCCCTCTAATTTGAACGATTCAGATATTGAGCCGGGAATGACAGAGGTTCCCAAATCGCGCCTGGGCAAGACCGACTGCGCCGTATCGCTGGTGAGATACGAAATTTGCGCACTGTCACGGCGGTTACACACGGTGGGGTCAGCCATGGCTGGTGTCTGTCCCAAGGACGCTGCATCAAGTCTCGAGGAGCGCGAGCGCATGCTGATCGAAGTTTACGACCGTGTTGAGGAGAAGTTCCTCAAGCATTGCTTCACCGACGACGACCCCCTCTTCTGGATGGCGGCCATGATCGCCCGTGTTATCATGGCGAAGATGAGTCTTGTCATTTATCAACCGATGCTGTTCCCTGGCAACGGCCACGAACTATCCAACGAGATCCGCGACAGGCTCTTCATCTCAGCCATTGAAATCGTTGAATACAACTACATCCTAAACACAGATCCCCGCTGTAAGCAATGGCGGTGGCTTTTCCAGACCTACCGACAATGGCACGCGATTGCCTACATCCTCATGGAAGGCGGGCGTCGGCCATGGTCAGCAACCTCGGAGCGAGGATGGGAAGCTGTCAACAACACGATGCGATTCGACAGAGACCCATCTGAAATTTCGAGGATGGCAGATCATATGGCTGTATGGGTCCCATTACGGAAGCTAAGCGCAAAGGCGACGAAGCATCGCGAGGCGGAGATTGTCCGTCTCAGAGCCGATCCGGAAGCAGCACGCCAACTGGACGTGGACGATCGTATGAATCCCATCCCGGCCAGACTTGGACCAGTGCCCGGAATGGAGATCAAGCACCTGCAGATTCGCACCCGCTGGCGCAACCTGGTACGGACGGATGGCGGCTCAAGCCCGCTACCACCGCCGGCAAACAACGTAACGCAAATTCAACCcgtgcagcagcagcagagcGTAGCGCCCCGAGGTCCGGTTCCCCAGCCTGCGAACCCGACAGTTCAGGCTCCGACGCCCGCACCGCAGCAGAGGGAACCCGAGTTCATCGACACGGTAATGATGGCGCGCGGGTTTAATCCCAACCATATCTGGGAGTATATCTACCCGACGGCGGAGTCCATGGCAGCCGACCCGAATAATACGCTCTTCCCGCCCAACGCCTCGCAGCCGCAAGCGTCGCAGTCTATGATGTCTTCGGCAGTGCCATCGCCCGCAATGTCAACTGGACAGGGTCTTGATAACGATCAGCGACTCAAGCAGCAGGCCATCGCGATGCAGTCCCAACCTACGGTAGCGTCGTCTCTGGGGGACAACCAGCCTCCGTGGCTGTGGTCTGACCCGTTCACGTCCATCAACAATGTGCCTGTTGACTCCATGGACGTCAACATGGATAACTTGGATGACTTCAACTGGCAGAATTGGCAGGAGAGCATCAAGGGATTTGAGATGGATCCTGACAACATGCCCCAGAAGGGAGCATGGTAA